In Gadus chalcogrammus isolate NIFS_2021 chromosome 1, NIFS_Gcha_1.0, whole genome shotgun sequence, the sequence CACTATACACTCCTTTTTTCGTTATCTCATGTTAAATCAAGGGGGACACGGGATAATGCTAAGGTCATTGTGTAAGTGACAATTAAAAACCTTTGAATCTTGTTTCACCTAAAATGTGTTATCCACGTTCTATTTATTGCTCAGCGAAATACTTTGGTaaaacatttgtaaaaaaaataaataagggttTATACACAGCAATTGTATGTTGTTAAGGTTTATTCCGTTTTTGTATCATTTTATAAATAGGTTAATATACATATGTGTACGTCTCCCAAATGGAAGACAACAAAAAGGCATCATGGCATTCGTTAGGACTTACAATTCAATCATTACCACCAAGCAGCAGACATCGATGGTTTGCGAAGGAGAGGAAATAAAGCAAGCCGTGGGTGGAGTCAAAAGTGCTTCCTTAATTGGTGCATCGATTGCAAGTAATCAATTAAGAAAATGATAAGGCAATATAATAAAAAGAATAACATTCATAGTAAGACGGATTTAACAAGCGTTGACTATTCACTAATAAAACTAATGAAATCCAGTATCTTGAAGCAGTTAACAAACAGCCCTAAGGAAAAATTTAatcttatattttattattgcaTATATCTTTAATAAAAATGCGTTGCAATAAACCCACTTCTCCCTTTCTAAATATCAGCAGTATATGCACTATGAGACAGAAAAGTTTCAATTAAATGACGCCATTTGACAGCAGATTTTCAGGGATCCTTCTGAGAGAAGGAGTTACTATATTAATACATAAGtgtttacttctttttttttggtgaaaATTGTTTATTGTCTTTAATACCTTAAAATCCTACTTTTGTATTATTCTTGAAAGTATTTACATAAATAAGTGTTCGGTTAATGCAAATTGCTTGACCTCTCTGGAAATAATTGACAAGAAGGCCCGATAAGGCCAAAGCTGTGGGTGAATACTAAATTTTAGAATGTTAATATTCCATGTTGAAAATCAAGCACACGCAGCTCAAAACATATATACTATTTAGATGGGCAGTGCATGAAACTGCAAGATTCCGCATTTAACTATGACTTCAGACTCAAAAGAcataaaatgtcaacctcatCATCATATCAACATATACCACACTTAACTGTCCTTCAAAAATCGTGTATCCTTGACAAGTAGTATTTCGGCTACTTAACAGTCATTGCATTAACTACTTTGAATCAATACAAAAATATCAAGTACAAAGGATTCAAAAGCAGACACATCCTATCATAGAAAGCTATCGTCTTTGAAACAAAATAGTTTCCATCATAAATAAATGTTGCCGTTCGCTAAAATTCCCAAGAAGATATCCCGTTCAATCTGCTAAACCCCACTAAAAAAAGTTAGGAGTTCTGCTCCCATTAGAAACAAACATATGTTTGAGATCACTGGAATGAAAATAACATTTTGTTTGTTCACATTTGGGACAATTTGGTCAGTGTAACATATTTTGAACAAGTGAACTACTTGTACTAGAATCCAGTCACTTGCTGTTTAAACCAGAATACCAGAACTTGCTTTCATGAATCAACATGCTTTAAGTATGCATGCTTAAACTCATCTTAAGAGGTGTCATAAATTTGATTAGATACAATAGTTGGTCATGCATTGAACATAGCCAATATTTGTTAAACTCCAGTTACCTCTATAATGCAGTTAAACTTTTACATGACATACATTTACCAATGGTTTCAATATTCTGTAAGCCAATCAAATCAATAGCACTCAAATTAAGTGCGTCCAAGGAGATAAACATTGTCTGAATAATCAACAGGATTTTTATAATTAAGTGTACATTTCCAAGTGTTTTTATCAATGACCAAATTGATCATAACTTCAAGTTATGTTCTATTTTCCTTCTTCTTAGGTTCTTGCAATAAACAAAGACCTTTGGGAATCTTAGCAAAGCCATCCCTAGGGGGTTGAAAAAAATGATACTCGATTACTGCATCTATGGTATTAAGGCTAGTGAATAAAACGACAAGAGCCTCTATCGTGCCAGCCGAGTGTACCAGAAGAATAACCGATTTGAAAAAGCATTAATAAAAGTCATTTCTAAGAAACATCATCCTCAAAGTACAGTAGGGCCAGACTGATATAAATAGCGATGGTTCCAAAAGTATTATTCAAGTTAAAATGAAGGCAATTGTATATTCTGTGAAGAAATAAAGTTTGACCGATATGACATGTTTTTGTGCATGAAGTTTGTCTTAAAACTACATTTAAGTATAAAAATGGTGCAATCACATTGAAAGCTGCTTCCGTACAGAAAGGTGTTTGGATTCAACTCATTCTTACAAATATCAATGTAAGTGATTTATACCAAAATATCTTACTGCAGagcaatataaatattttttaatcaaactcCTATTGAGCTTCCAGAGCAAGCTTATTGAGCATGCCCTTTGCCAATAACATGATTAATCAAAGCAAAGTTGTAACATTGTCATCATGTTTAAGAAGCATGAGTAGCCCGACGGATGGCCTAGCTTGGTTGGATTTGACTGGCATTGTGGAGCTTGCTGGGTTGTGGAGTCGGCACAATTAGTAATGGCAAAATCCCTCGGATCATTCAACCAATGAATCAATCTCTTCTATAACCTGGACAGAGTGTGCATGAAAAGAAAGAGTATGGCTCTGGCTATGAAGATTTGTGGTCAAGCTTTCCTTCAATTGATTACATCTTAGGTTAGTCAaacgaaagaaaaaagaagtgaTGTTTGGTACAGGCCATTATGTTCTGAGGTAGCGTGGGGTAAGCCTGCGTCGCTAGTTAACTTTATGCGCCCATTTCAAGTCATCCGTCCGCGGCTTCACCCCCGTCGCACTCTGGATGAGATCCTCCAGGTAGCGCCAGAAGCCCAGCCTCTCCAGAGGATAGTTGAGCCATCCtggaaaaaaaagtctcaatgaTTGTCGTAACCAAGGAACTTATATTCTTGTTTCCCCAGATCACTCAGGTTTCCATACAAACTTGAACCACCGATAAGAGAACCCCCATGTTGTTCTCTCATTCACATCCGAATGAACGAAAGGAGGTGTTGTTTACAGCGCTGGTTAATAACCACACACCTGTCGTGATGCAGAAGTATGTCTCGTGCGGAGAGACGTGGTGGATGCGGTGGTGCTTTCGAGGAAGAATGATGTGGCAGTCCTGCAGAAACACCACCCAACCAGGCAGGCCAAAGTATGTGTGCGACCACTTGTGGATCTGGTTGGTGAGGGTCACAAAGATGGCGATTGCAAACACATAGCAGTACCAGGGGTAGTTGTGGTACACCTCCGCTACAattgagagaaagaagagaaagagaaagagagagaatttaTTAAAAGATACAATAAACAGTGAATAATGTACACCAATCATTATGCGTAAAACTGTTTGTGTAATTAGTAGTAGCTCACCAGGGGACAAGGTGAGGAAACTGATGGCCATACTTGCTAGAGGAAATATGGTCAGCATACAATTATCGCCATTGGTCTCAATGAAGTCATGACGTGTGATGCCAGTGGGATCGATATGGTGCTCCCTAAATGGTCTTATAAAGGCCTGGGACAGAATAGAAGGGTCcagtaaaacaaacaaacaatacaaacatcacaaataaacaaaaaaaagtcagtTGCTTTCCCAAAAGGGTAACCAAAAGTCAATAATCGTTCCAGGAAATCTTCAGAAAATGCCCGAAGGGTGTCAAACACATCATAGCCTTGTGTTTGTATAATCCCCTCTGTGGAAAAAGATACGACATGCCGGGATAGATACCCGGCTAGATCCATTACCTGGATCTGGATTGATTTTGGATCATGGAAAATGGCTATATAACCTTTCAGTTGTATTGAATATGAGTGAAACCCACCTCAATTGATATTTACCTTTCCAAATATGGGGAGTTCTACTGATCCCCATGAATCAGCTCCCCAGTGAACAAGGCCTGATGCAAAGTCTGCCGTCAGTATTCCGGCCGCTGAAAGTAGAAATTAGACAGATGAATACCAGCAAAAGCACCTCATATATGATCACAGCCAGGTTGAGTGATGTACCCCCCTTGTACTTACCAACAGCCAACAGGATGAACCACACATGGCCAAGGTGGAAGTTAGCAATGAGGTGCAGGAGGTTGAAGGCCATTAGAGAGAAGCAGAGGATGACGCTTATCCATTCCTGGCATCTTTTACCTAAATATAAAGCAAAACATGAATACCATCCTCGGCAAACTTTGCTATCAGATATTTTCTATTCCTGTTTTATTTGGGACTCTTGAAAGGTGGTTTATacattgaatctattattattaatattataattatcaaTGTTATTAGTATAGACTATTCTAATACATAAATGTATTAGAATCAGTAAAATGACAATTGCGGTTACTGATTTGCTTTTGAGTAAGAAATTATCCTCTCCTCAAATTAAGTGGTAAATTGGGAAATCTCAGTAAATATAGGCATTCATATTCACTACTGTATCTTAAGTATTTCAAGGTAATGTGTTCAAAGCCCAGATCAGGTAGTGTGCATATTGGATGTCGAGATGAGGTACGCCTAATAACACTAATGCTAAGGTCCTCAGAGCTCGGCTTGTAGTTGTATTAGACCTCTCATTTTCAGCATGACAGCGAGTGGCAGCCGTGTTGGAAATACCTGTCTGTCAGAGAGGTTTGATTGagtaaataatagaaaataaaaaatagtcaAGTAAGTAATCAAGTGAATAAACACATAGAGCCAAAGTAAGTCATCTGACTCCACAGCAGTGGGACTTGGCTATAACATCTTGATATAACTGTGCCATAGAGCAGCGGAGTTAACACAAATCACACATTTCTGTCAGTGACGAATCATTGCAACATGGGTAAGAAAAGCCTTGTGACCTAGGTAAATATGCAGCATCTGATAAATATGAGGAAGGCACTGCACTTCCTACCGGAATGTTTTTTAACTTCCATTATCTAAAAAATCGTTCCTGTATGGAAGTTGTGTAACAGCAGATACGTCGAAAGCAACGAGGGAGATACACTCGTAAGTTATCAAGTGTAGCATATTGCTAACACTTTGCTACCCACATCTGAATACAATACATCCAGCCGTCGCTCATTTAGTATAACTGTTATTggcttatttaaaaaaaggaggGCGGTGTCACGCCACTTTTTGACAATACATGGGAGCAGAACATAACACCAACATGGTTTTGTGGAGGAAATCGCCTCACCTGGCGAATATAAATTCGCAAGTTCCCGAGCACCTGCGTGTTGTGGACCCCACCTCGCCTCGGTCCTTCCCTTCTCCTGGTGCATTGACGACCCTGCTTCAGGTCCACACCCATCTTCGTTTACTAGTCTCGCCATTATCTACTTTTCTTCGGCCAAACCATACGGATCGACCAAGCCCCAACCTCTCCTCATAGTAAGGCGGCACCCACAGAATCGTGAAGCCACCCAGCCCACAGATCCATAGCCTAACCAATAACATCCAGCTCGCTAAAGGCATCAACCAATCGTTGAGTTGGAAAAGATATGTAACTGTTGTTCGTAGCCAATAGGGTTGTGCATGAAAAGACTGCATTTCATTACGTAGGCGGAGACAGTACCTTGC encodes:
- the peds1 gene encoding transmembrane protein 189; the encoded protein is MARLVNEDGCGPEAGSSMHQEKGRTEARWGPQHAGARELANLYSPGKRCQEWISVILCFSLMAFNLLHLIANFHLGHVWFILLAVAAGILTADFASGLVHWGADSWGSVELPIFGKAFIRPFREHHIDPTGITRHDFIETNGDNCMLTIFPLASMAISFLTLSPAEVYHNYPWYCYVFAIAIFVTLTNQIHKWSHTYFGLPGWVVFLQDCHIILPRKHHRIHHVSPHETYFCITTGWLNYPLERLGFWRYLEDLIQSATGVKPRTDDLKWAHKVN